The stretch of DNA GCCGAATAAACTATCTGAGTTTGAAGCATCTAGTTACAACAAAAGCCACAACTTGAACTAAGCTCTCGGCCTTCGGAAACATGTGATATGCGTGAGGCACTTCAGCAGAAAATCGATCACATACGCATATTTGATTACACAAGCCTGTATTCGTATTGAATGAGTAGCTGGGAGAGCAGAGATTGCTTGTATCAATCGACCATCCAGATTGCGGGATTTTCGTTCAGATGTTGcttgttattttcaaattgttcaatagttCGCTCCAtaaaatatgtaatttttttgtttgcaataaattgttatggagtgcccggATTAATTTATGCAAAAAGGACGCGTAAATCCACCAGGAAATGCCTGAACGATAAGCGTCAAAAAATTGACAATTTTCGCATTGCGACCGGCTATCCGTTTTTCAACTTGCACCGGCAATgtgtttccgaaagacgtaatcctacgttaaaaaacATACGATATCATTAATCGCATTGCAAAGATTGGACAAATCGAAATGTTGATAAGAATGCAATTAATTACGAGTATCAGAATAAGAAATGGGAATTAGTATTCAGAAAAAACAGTACAAGAATTCATGGAAATACTTGTTCCGAGTACAAAACTAACTTCAAGAAGAAATTTCGGACAATTAATCAATTtagacaaaataataaaaaatttggTCTTTTATTAGTAGCAAAAATATAGCATTTAATTACCGCAAATTAACGAACGTAATTTTTAAtcagaaacaacaacaaaaagttAACACGCAATAAGATCTACTCTAGTACTTCTTCTCCTTCTTTGATTTCCTTCAGGTTCAGTACTTCCAAAACGCCGTTACCTTTCGTTTCCTTCTGGATTATCTCGTCTATCTCTCGGTAATGTCCAGGATTGATCAGACAAATCAGCACAAGTTTGTCTCCTTCGGTTTCCTCGCCTTCCAGTGGCGAACACAACTTCACAATTTTATCCTTCAGGCGCTTCGCTTCCTTCCGCGGCAATGTAACTTTCAGTCGCATCTTTGCTCTCTCCAACGGAATTGTCGCCTGCAGAAGTTTTATCACCTCCAAGGCCTGCTGCTTCGCATTTCGATTCGGCTTAATCGAGTAGTGAATATCTCTGATTGATTTCTCGATAATCGACACCGGATAGGGTCGCTTCGTTTCCGGATTGACACACCGGTCGGCAACGTTTGTCGCAATCTCCCTAAACATCGCTTCCAGCTGGTCGTGCCGTTCCTTCTCCGAAATCTGCAGCTCTCCCTTCGCCAAAATTTCCTTGCAAATCTCGGTGATGTCATCTTTCCCGAATGCCTTCAGCAGGTCCTCCTTTTTCGCGACCTCACCCTTGGACACATTGGTGAAAACCGATGCCGACTGGAGCACCTCATCGAGATCCTTCTCGGCGCCGGTACGCCACGAGACGACCTTGTTTTTGTAGCAAGCAATCTCGAAACGTTTGCCGGCCTTTTTGATTCGCACTACGGCCACATTCGTAAGTCGGATCTGATTTGTAGGAGTGAAAATTTTCGGCATCCTGCACCGCTCTGGGGTTCGAAACTGTGATgtgtttattatttgtttttctgAAGGAAATCGTGTTTAGGGAGGTACCAAACGATAACCGCTGTGAACACTCTGAGCGACATCACATAGGTGTctattcaaaaaataagttttggaGCAGATATCGGTGAAACCTTTTTTCTCCAGGCAGTTGATTATTCGACTTATCATCTATTTGACACTCGCACTAAAAACATTCCCCACGAGGGCAAAATAGGCATTATGAAGAAAGCCGGGGCAAATTGAAACGGTTTCtacgaagttcaacttgaaaattatttttaacccTTAAACGGGCCGTGAGAACTAGATATGTAATCAattacaaaactttttttttcaatatgcaAAACAgttaaaacattgaaaaaattggtggcagtATAGTGGCAAAATCaacaaaacttaaaaaaattgtcaatgtTTGTGAACataacactgcacgctattttatacgtgtgagtaattctcgtgtgcgatacaaaaaaaatctagctgcTAAATCACGTTGAACCTAAACATCGAAACATGCATAGAGAAACGATTTTTGAgaggagtcacttcaatatgcaatgaagtccatttgacggggaagaatgaaatgagatagtcgagtcgtatagtgagatagcaactaaacgccagAATGACTGTTGAaacatgttgacggagaaactgctggaagaagccaaaactcatccccaattgaatacgaatgtgaatttcttcatagtcccttGACTATCCTAAttcgaatatgattttgttgaGCATTGTTACTCATTAGATTTGACATCGAATCATTCAACTTAATGAACAAATACAGGCGGACTATATCCGAGCAAGGACTTTCGTAGAATGATTTCACTTGTCTTTCATATCTTGTACCATACACATGTAAATGTTAGAAAATCACTTTAACTCAAACTCGATCCGTTGCACTATAAATTCAACGCCATTGTGAACTACGCTAACAGCCGGTGTGAGCGTAGCTTCTGTCGTAGAACGAATCTCCTCATCAGCCTTCACAACACTGTCCCCCTCCTGCTCCTCCCTCTCCTCCTTGGGCTTTCTTTTTCGAACTTCCAGCTTGTGAAAATGTGTCAAGTGATGCCGCAATCCTGCGTGTTGTTTGAACTTCTGGTCCTCACAAAGATCACACTTGAATTTGTACGTTTCGCCGTGAATGTAGGAATGCGACTTGAGGTTACTTTTCTTGGTAAACTCCTGCCCACACACAGGGCAGGTATGAATTTTCACCGTTTTCCCAATCATCGGATGGTTTGGATGTTCCTTGGTTTGGTGAATGACGAGTTCGATCTTTTTGTAGAATATTCTATCGCAGACGACACACTTCATCTCACGTTCCACCGAATGGGTGGCCAAGTGCCTCACTAGCGGTGCCTTGGTGTGAAACTCACGATCACAAATTTCGCACCGAAAACGTTTAACGCCCGTGTGAAGCCGTTTGTGGACGCGCAAACTGTTTGCATATTTGAAATCTTTGTTGCAAATATCACAGCTGAACACTGTTTCCACGTGCAGTGCCTTGTGACATCGCAACGCACTGGGATACCGAAAAACCGACGGACACTGGTCGCACTTGAAGGGCTTCTCGTCCTCGTGCTGCTTGGTGTGAACCTTCAAGTCCTGGCTGTACTTGAATTGCTTCCCGCAGAGAGGGCAAACCAACCGCTCGTGCAGATGCTCCGCTCTTTTGTGACTTTCCAGATAGCATCGATAGGTAAATGCTTTGGGACATTCGTCACATTTGTACCGTTGGAATGCCTCATGTGTTCCCCGATGGACGACCATTGAGGCCGCAGTTGCGTACGATTTTCCACAGAGTTCACAGATGAAAGGCTGAAATAAGAAGTTCGATATAATTTTTCCGTAGGAACCGTATTTGCATGACCACTCACTCCATTATGTCCTCTCATATCCGGATGGACGGATGACTTATGTTGTTTCAGTGCGATCCGCCCCTTGAATGAATCACCACAAAATGGGCAAATCATTTCCCTCCTAGCATAAGAGATTTTACGCcgatttttctcatctttttgTTTCTCATCCACAACACGACGTCTTCGTCTTCTAGTGTACGACCGCTTTTTCACATTAGGGTTATCACTAATCTCGTCGGATGATCTCATATGCCGATCGTCTTCGGGCGAg from Toxorhynchites rutilus septentrionalis strain SRP chromosome 3, ASM2978413v1, whole genome shotgun sequence encodes:
- the LOC129775940 gene encoding ribosome maturation protein SBDS; translation: MPKIFTPTNQIRLTNVAVVRIKKAGKRFEIACYKNKVVSWRTGAEKDLDEVLQSASVFTNVSKGEVAKKEDLLKAFGKDDITEICKEILAKGELQISEKERHDQLEAMFREIATNVADRCVNPETKRPYPVSIIEKSIRDIHYSIKPNRNAKQQALEVIKLLQATIPLERAKMRLKVTLPRKEAKRLKDKIVKLCSPLEGEETEGDKLVLICLINPGHYREIDEIIQKETKGNGVLEVLNLKEIKEGEEVLE